CATTTTTCTTCTCCGTCATTTTCTACACAATTAAATTATGCTGGCTGGAGACGGAATTTTATAATCTCTTCTTACTGCGATGCTTTTTTCCCCATTCTGCCTAGTAGGGTTAGACTCACTAAAACAGTAAGTACCTAAACCCAACTAACAGTAACTGACAAACCAGAGTTCTGATAACCTTGAGACTAAGGTCAAACAATATCCTAGTATAGGTGAACAACCCCTCAAATTATGGCTGtgatccaatggtcagattagGACATGTAGGCTGTGTAAGGAGCTTCACAAATTAGCAAAACAAACTATCCAGAAGATGACCCTCAATCCTTGGTCGAAGGTAGGGTACTAACAATGGAGTAACACTTCCAAACGCTATGGATTATTGATGGTCAGATGTAGGGATAACACCACAgttctgaaattagaaactaggacaaaATAGACAACTTACAGACTTGAAAAGATCTAACCATTAAAAGAAGCTGAAGTTCAGGTCGATGGGAGGTCTCAAGGGGAGGATTACAACCTCAAAGCACTGAACCTGATGGCCAGAATAGAAGTTGTTGAGGTCTGAAGATCTGCCATAAAATAACTTTATAGAAAAACGCATGTCAGGGATGATGTAACAGTAGCTTCACCTTGTGCTGGCTTGATGAGATCAACACTTCACTTCATGAACAGAAAGTAATAATACTATTTTAGCGGGTATCGATCACTCCACAATGCAAAGTttacaacaacaataaatagaaagaaagaagaagaaaggagaagaataaCCAATGGGGCATTTCACCATACAACTACATCTCATAGCAAACAAATTCAAAAGCCAATACTCTTTCATTATCAAAATCGTCGGTGAGGCTCTATGGCTCTTACAATATAAAGAGGAGCCTACTATCTCCAAAAAAGAAAGTACTTGATGGAAACTACTAAACATAAGCCCACACATGCAGTGGTGCCTTGTACATcaaggaattaaaattaaaaactaaagaTGAAGATAGAAACCAACTACTTAATCCCGTATAGGACTTAAATCcataatatttgggcttatagaagtGGCTCATTAAAATAGAGAACTCAAAAATACTAAGTCCACGACACATATGACTCATTGGACATTCAAAATTAAGCCTGACTTGACTCAAGAAAgtgaaccaaacccaaaacaacaggctcctcttctctttttgctGAAATTCTGCATCATTGCCTTAAGGGTTGTGATGTAGCTTTAGTTGCACAATAGATTGTTATAGATTTCCTGGTTCATATCTCTCTAATTTCTAATATTTCCTTTTAAGTCTGTGATATAGTATGGATGGGATATTTTTGGATGTTTTAGTACTTATACTGAAGTTCCAACCTTTGTTGTCTCTGCAGCCATCAAAGCTGTTGCTACACCAGATTCAGCAGTGGGATTGCCACTCACCGCTGAAAATGTTGACAGTGTATTAGACGAAGTGCGACCATATCTCATGGCAGATGGTGGCAATGTAGTATTGCATGAGATCGATGGCAATGTTGTCAAATTGAAGCTACAAGGAGCATGTGGGTCCTGTCCCAGTTCTGTGATGACAATGAAGATGGGTATAGAACGCCGTCTGATGGAAAAGATTCCTGAGATAGTTGCAGTTGAACCAGTTACAGATGAGGAAACGGGCCTTGAGCTAAATGAAGAAAACATAGAAAAGGTTAGAGATCTTCTTGATAACCATTTCTCAGTTCCATTAAGTGGCTCAATTTGCTCGCGTCTCTAGAACATTTAGAACTTGAGTTACACACTCAGAACTTCCAATGAAATGGTTTATTGAGCTATGTGTGGATGTAGTCATAACAATGCACATTGGGACTTTTTAATCATCGCCTATTTCTTTTGTCCAACAAATATTGGTAGTTTATTATTTAACAAAAtggtggagagaagagagggagggtTGAAGGGAGTGTTCTGTTAGGATGTGGCATGGGTGCCAAGTGTTCATGTGTTTTGCATTCCAACCTCTAGAAATTACCATGGGGGCAAAACTTATAACAAACTAGAGGACCTTTTAGAATAGAAGAATAATTTGGgaaatgttttatttattctgttCGATTGGAGGTTTTCTTATGGAAATTTTCGAATTAGTTTACTGGATTACAAAGATCCAGCTTTTGCAGTGATTGGCCAAATCTGGTTTGGAAAAACTGACCCAAATTTGTTTGTATGGGTTTCCTTTTGTTAGTTATTAATAAATCTTTCATCATTTCCAATAAAGAAGTTATTTAAAATAGGATAAAATGTTTATTTGATGGCCTGTCTAGATAAAATCTCTCAACCATTCGCCTTTTTTAAGCCACATGAATGGATCCTCTAGTTAAACGATCATTGGATGGGAAGCCCTCCCCTTATGTTAGCCGCATGTTAAGTTTCGAGAACCATCTGCACTATATGGTCCATTATAATAAGACTTCTACTCTTGTATTTTCAAAGGTTAAAACGAAGTTGCCAAAGGTAAATTTTCAACCATTTTCGAAGCTATATCTGCATATAGGGAAAATCGGATTGGTCTAAAATTTACTGGACTGTTAGATGATGATGTGGGTAGCCtgtcctcaaaatttggaaCCAACAGAATTTCTAGGCTGTCGAGATAAGCTTAATTTCGTGGGGCAGTGAAGTGGctcttttcccttaaaaatattttaaaaatgagAAACCTGAAGTGTTGAGAGCCTGATTATGATTAGGTAAATAAATTTTGTGTGTAATCATAATATTGTatttgaaggtttttttttggctcaAACTATATATCTGTTAAGAGCCTCCAAAAGGTGTTTTTTCCcgtttcttttgtatttttaatgtTGGTAGGATTCTTCTTAATGAATGTTCCCATTTGACTGCATGCTTTTCTGTATCTAAGCTGTTTTCACTGGTGAAAGTAATCTACAaggtttgtttttctttttcctggtGTTGGATATTGTTGGCAATCTGCTGTGtactttgttcctttttttctaTCCTTCATTAATGAATTTCCTTGTTCTTTTATTGCCGCCGCCcctacccccacccccacccccacccccaccccctcccaaaacaaaaaagaaaagagaattaaTTTGTATGATTTTGGACACAAATACAGTTGAAGAATGAAAATCAATCTTTTGCGTctgtaaattttatttcttgctATTTTTGTGAACAATGTGCAGGATTCCTTCATTCAAGATTTTTTCTGTTCTTGTTTTCCCAGTAAGTGTTGTTGAGGCAGCGAGGGAAGATGTGATGACTTTGCTTTGGGACAAGAtatgactcaaaataggacGAAGTGGTGTAGCATAATCAATGCGGTCAGTTACTTCGcaattcatagttgtcacggcatctaggcaacccaaggcattggagggggtcTGGAagcaaggcaacaccaacaaggcctCTGGTGCCTGCCTAGGTGACGCCTAGACAACTATCCTTTGCATAAAGGTCCATTGATAGCTTATGAGGGAGGCAATGTATCTTAGGGTCTTGGCAGGCCGAAAACTCTAGGAGACATTTTGAAACTACTGGGAACCTGAGACATTAGTTCGCATGTAAACCATCCTACAATTTATTGACCTAAATATAATTTGTTTAGTTAGGTTACTTGGGTTCTTGATTCGATTCCATTAGTCCAACTTTTGATTAAGGCAATCTTCAGTGAAAACCTAAGATTGAGGTTGTTGCTCCCCCCTCAACCAACCCTcctcccaccccaccccaccccacccccaaccaAGATTCAGGAAGTCACCACATGGAAGTGGAAGCAGATCCTAATTGTTTGAAGCTAAAGAAGGCCTCAAAAGCAGTCTCCAGGAAAGGACAAGAGATGAACTTGAAGTCCAAAAATGAATGGATGCAGTTAGCGTCAGGAATTTGATAGCAAATAGGTATGAACCAGAAAATGCTTGTAATGGATGAAACAAAGACGGAACCATCTAAGAGGAGCGCAGTTTATCTCGTACCGGGGGTCGAAAGGCATGATTTCAAACAAGGACAAAACAATGAGCAAGATGGACCTTAAGATTGGGTATTCATAGAGCATGTAGAGATTGGAAGATTGGAACTATACACCATTAAAGTCTTTTGTTGTTTATTTGAAGAGGAGTTTATCGTAGGAGCATCCTGATGGCCCAATTGAGTGGTTTGGATATGCTCTACAGTATATTGGGTTTATTTTGGTGATTGGAAACATTGCATGACACGAGATTGGGTTAATTCTTTCCACTTTTCTTTGGGTCTTATACTTGGATGGGTAAAACTTCTTTATTTTATGTGATATTGGTTTTTGATTTGAAAGTTTATTAAGTTATATCCAACGAGACCGATATCTTTCCATTCCGAACCATTTTGGGatagttgtgagttgtgaccaCGTCAttcctgccccccccccctctttttctggtataattaataattttattGAAAAGAGAGAGCAATATAAGCTagtattacaacaacaacaacaacaacttctTCCGATACCTAACAAGATTAAGTGAATACTTGTcattttctttctatctttctaTACATAACCAATGAATGGAAAGGATTTTTCTTCAGTCTCAGGTCCGAGAAGTCCATGATAAATACCACCAAAGCCTAAGACTGCAGCCGCAGGTGAGCCCTGGCAAAGCGAGATTCTTCTGTCCAGCGGGACCACCCCGGTTTCATTTTTGTCAGCTGCACGCTTTGCTTTACATTACGAAACTAGAGATCGAGTGGTTGCACGTAACAGATATAGAATAAATAGAAATATTTCCCAAGCAACTGCGGCAACCCATTGATCCACCGGAATAAAAGCGAGCAGcattaaaaccaaaaaagcgTTTCACTTGGTTCCAACAGCAGATCCAAATCGGGAGCAAGGATCGGAACAGGTGGATCCCAGGTCGAATTCTGTGAATGGAAAGGGGAAGCCTTAGAGGATTTAGCTTATTTAGAGCACTGCACTGTGAATGAATGGCGGATTTCAGTGATGAAGAGAAAAGTCTAGTTCTCTTTTCATTTGGAAGAGGGATGTATGTCTTATTGAGAGTGATTACGGAAGAACCTTTTCTTAGAGGAGAGCAATAGGCCGATTTGAAGAGCAAGCTTGAAAATGGAGAGATCATTCATTCATAGCTGCAATGccagagaaataaaagaagagagagtttGTTCGTAGGACTCAAACCTTAGCCTATGTGAAAGATCAAAGGAGTATCCTCCCAAAAACTAGTCCTGGACGAATGATCCCTTGTTTATCACTCTATCCAAATCATCAGCCACCTCATCAAACATTCCTTGGGATCCATTGAAAATGAACTTGCAAGTGCAATATTTTGGGCTTATTGATTCAATATAGCaataacatagttgtcaaggcgtcgcctaggcgtccaggtggTTCTTGAACGCCCAGGTGCCTAGTAGGGATCGCCTTGGCACCTGCTTAGGGCCTAGGCCAAGTTGGCTGGCTACCGCCTAGGTTCGCCTTGGCAGCATGACAGTTTTGTGATGGTATATTGATCTGtgaaggattttatttttaggaagtctaatcagattaggagttctATTTCAAGTCTATTTCTTTAATTagtagttttttatttaattaggaAAGAGGTTCAGCACTCATGGGAGTTGCTATATTGTGGTTAGTACATTAGGAGCCCCATATTAAAGAGTCTATTTCCTAGTTGTTTTAGGTTTTCATCCTTGAGTCAAAATCCAAACTTGTTTTTGGGATGACTAGTCTATATATATGGCTGTAAACAACTTATTTGGCTTCTTGAGTTAAATAACTTGAGCCTTAGGGTTTTTCTATTGGTATGGAGTAGGAATCATGGGcaatttctccttctttattgTTGTATTCCCAGAGTAGTAGTGGCCTGGTGACTTGCtggtttggtttttctttttgctctttACTGTTCTGCTATTCTCTTTCAGAATTTTGTTGTTATCTTCTTTAAGTTCTATTTTGGAATTTTCTTCTCAAACCCCTTAGGCCCATTACCTGTAGGCATAGGGGATTTTCATTCCCTTGCCTGCATCAAGATTGATAACATTTTTGTTCTAAGACACCGTTATTCCATTTTATAGAGCCATGAACCCctgttttagattttgatgctcCAGAGTAGGCTTGTACTTTGTCTTTCTTTGAAATTATTATCAAGAATAtgccttttttttcccctgaaTTTAGGAAAAGCTGCTGTCTGCCCTTCTTTGGTGTTGAGTGAAGATACTGAAATATTTGTTGACATCATAGTCTTTGTTAAAAGGTTGCAAAGACAATCTAATAAATCAATAATTTGTTAGCTTTCTTGGTTGACGAGTTTTGGGGTGCTAGAATGGAATATTTTCAGTTATATCATCTATGTTTACACTTTTATTCaataaagaaatgaaaaaataaaaaaagggaaataccCCTGCTAGAGTCAAATATAGTTTTTGCTTTTTCTATTTCCTTATTAACCTAGGTTTCTTGGTGCAGATTATTGTCCATTATGATTGTAATGTTGATAATGATTTATAGAATCAATAACATAATAATACCAacaaattcttttttatttggtgtgtAGTGATTGACGCCAACTGCCTTCTAATGTAGACCAGTTCACAAGAGGATCGCAAACTTTAGGTCCAACAACAATAAATACTTCAAtcggttctcagatttgcaggaaatttcaaacaataaaaaaaaaaaaaaagaaatcgaagaagggaagaagaagatagggtagtaTCTCTGAGACTTGtgtctctcacccacggctTCTCACCAATGGCAGCTTGCCATACTCTTTTAtagagcaaagcacaaagctatttttttttttctcaatatcattaatcaaattcgtgtacaaggctcTTGCCTCttacaaatttatataaaagactcaaaaacatactcaaacactaaaaagtaaaggcctaacccaatccttaactaataaggtaacataaactgactaggaaactaaaataatgaaagaaactgactcaaaacagtaCTCTagctaaactaatgaagtaaatcccattttcctactttctacccatattttaggcccattaaagtagcccattacaaagaaaacccatgggatcaaaggcccaatacgtacataacccaaacccaaagcttatttccaataaaataatccCTTTAGGCAACTTATCTGCATCACCTTCAGACCGTGAAAGTTGTTAAAGTGCGGTCCTATAGGAGTTGTGGACCCTTATTGGACACACTAGTGTTAGCGGTTGTTTGTGTAGTATGTTACTCACGATAGTGAGAGTCCTGTTTTGTGTTGGTTAGTTGTGTTAGTTGCTATTTAGGATACTTTCCTATTTTGGTTGGTCGGTTGTAATGTTttggattattataaataaaggctaaCTTTGGATGTATCCCTGATTCAGAATCTTCTCTCTCCATCGTCTTCTCTTCGCTGTCCTCTCTTTATGCtgctctttttcttcctttggttTGCTGGTTCTTTGTTCTTTACCAAGTTACAGAAGTCATGCCATTGCTTGCTGTCTGACTTTTTGGAAGTGAATTGACTACTAGTTTGTGGAATATGATCATGTGTGGTTGTATCTTCTTTTCATCCTTCATTTTTGGAGTGCCGTCTcctttgctgtatttttttatataatttataCCTATATAGGCTTTACATGCTTTTTCCTGACCATGGCTGATTTATCTTTTTGagatagaaaaaaaagaggaggaaaaagcAGCATTAATACAGAAAAAATTGAATTCCACAAATGCATGAAAGAAATCTTGTAGGGTACCTCTTTAAACCATCTATTCTCCCTTATAGGTTCTCTTTCGAACAGAAGTGACCTATTTCATGTTTTTTATCCCTGTATGAAATTTGTTGCTTGTAAGTTGCTGCAATGATGCGCTTAAGTTCTTGTCAATTATATTATATGCTTCTAAAAAGAGATATGCAAAGGGGACTGGCGCTCAAGTTCTTTTCAATTATATTATATTCATGTTCTTCACCTCCCTGGTCAAATAAGGTATAGGTATTCAAATTGCATTGTTTACTGATCTGTTTCAACTGTTACTGCATATCTTCTGAATTCTGATTGAACTAAATGATTTGGATTTTGAGCTTGTTTATCTTGGTTTAGTCATTTCTAGTTTTGGTCAGCTTTTGTTAGGTTTCGTGGTTGCATGACTGTAAATTTATTTAATCCATTTGTATCCCCCCACCCcccagggggggggggtggaaggTGATTAAAAGAGACAATCCCTTTCTTTATTGGTAAGCAAAGAATATAACTACTATAAAGCTTTGAGGGTTGGGGTGGAGGAGTTGATTATTAGAAGGGGAGGCATACTCTAGTGGGATTACAGATGAAGATTTGGTCAATGCTATACATTTGATGCAAAAGTTAGATGACAAACCTTGGTCTTATGCCCTGTGTACCAGACCTATTCGGATCTTCATTTCCCAAATGCAGTTTAATTTCCAATGGAGACAGAGATCAGCAAATGAAATGGCAGATGATTTAGCCAAACAAGGGGTTGTTTGGCCAGGCTTGTGTTTTGGGGATGACATCCCTTTATGATGGatggttttctatttgatttcaGTTTAGGGGCTGGGGTACTTCATTGGGGGAGGTCAATATGCGAGTTTATAGCGCTGTTGTTTATATCACTATGTTATACTCATTATCTCAATTTCTGTTAATAAAATTGTTGcttatccaaaaaataaacCTTATAACTTAAATCCCTTTCAGGTCCTTGAAGAAATAAGGCCATTCCTTGCAGGAACAGGGGGTGGAGGTCTTGAGCTAGTTGCAATTGAAGAGCCCATTGTGAAAATTCGAATCATGGGGCCAGCAGCAGGTGTCATGACCGTTCGTGTGGCAGTAACACAAAAATTGCGGGAAAAAATCCCTGCCATTGCAGCAGTTCAGCTTCTGTAATATTAGCACTTCCTGCTAAGTATCTCTGGCACGGCTTTAATTGAATACCCATATGAGTAGTGCATACTGAAATCTTGTACAAATCGCTTCTCATATTTGGTTACATTGTATCAATTATTTTCTTAATGCTCTCAACAATCCGAGGAAAATTCCTATAGTGAAAAGAATCTTGGAGATATTGACATTCATGAAGTTCTTTCAACTGTGATGGTGGGGCT
The nucleotide sequence above comes from Telopea speciosissima isolate NSW1024214 ecotype Mountain lineage chromosome 3, Tspe_v1, whole genome shotgun sequence. Encoded proteins:
- the LOC122655928 gene encoding nifU-like protein 2, chloroplastic, which encodes MQSVTLNPSYSRTGQVLEVSCSCSLTNLHPSSFKGWNLCSNRISLIGRNLLELKGASRCLRVRTSRRTDGQAIKAVATPDSAVGLPLTAENVDSVLDEVRPYLMADGGNVVLHEIDGNVVKLKLQGACGSCPSSVMTMKMGIERRLMEKIPEIVAVEPVTDEETGLELNEENIEKVLEEIRPFLAGTGGGGLELVAIEEPIVKIRIMGPAAGVMTVRVAVTQKLREKIPAIAAVQLL